In Pongo pygmaeus isolate AG05252 chromosome 13, NHGRI_mPonPyg2-v2.0_pri, whole genome shotgun sequence, one genomic interval encodes:
- the ZBTB43 gene encoding zinc finger and BTB domain-containing protein 43 yields MEPGTNSFRVEFPDFSSTILQKLNQQRQQGQLCDVSIVVQGHIFRAHKAVLAASSPYFCDQVLLKNSRRIVLPDVMNPRVFENILLSSYTGRLVMPAPEIVSYLTAASFLQMWHVVDKCTEVLEGNPTVLCQKLNHGSDHQSPSSSSYNGLVESFELGSGGHTDFPKAQELRDGENEEESTKDELSSQLTEHEYLPSNSSTEHDRLSTEMASQDGEEGASDSAEFHYTRPMYSKPSIMAHKRWIHVKPERLEQACEGMDVHATYDEHQVTESINTVQTEHTVQPSGVEEDFHIGEKKVEAEFDEQADESNYDEQVDFYGSSMEEFSGERSDGNLIGHRQEAALAAGYSENIEMVTGIKEEASHLGFSATDKLYPCQCGKSFTHKSQRDRHMSMHLGLRPYGCGVCGKKFKMKHHLVGHMKIHTGIKPYECNICAKRFMWRDSFHRHVTSCTKSYEAAKAEQNTTEAN; encoded by the coding sequence ATGGAGCCTGGAACAAACTCTTTTCGGGTAGAATTTCCtgatttttccagcaccattctACAGAAACTGAACCAGCAGCGCCAGCAAGGACAATTATGTGATGTCTCCATTGTTGTCCAAGGCCACATTTTCCGGGCACACAAAGCCGTTCTTGCTGCCAGTTCACCCTACTTTTGTGACCAGGTACTCCTGAAAAACAGCAGGAGAATTGTTTTGCCTGATGTGATGAACCCAAGAGTGTTTGAGAACATTCTCCTATCTAGTTATACAGGACGTCTAGTAATGCCCGCCCCAGAAATTGTTAGTTACTTGACAGCGGCAAGCTTCCTCCAGATGTGGCATGTGGTAGACAAATGCACTGAAGTTTTAGAGGGAAACCCTACAGTCCTTTGTCAGAAGCTAAATCATGGCAGTGACCACCAGTCACCAAGCAGCAGTAGTTATAATGGCCTGGTAGAGAGCTTTGAGCTGGGCTCCGGGGGTCATACTGATTTTCCCAAAGCCCAAGAACTGAGGGATGGTGAAAATGAAGAGGAGAGCACCAAAGACGAGCTGTCATCCCAGCTCACTGAGCACGAATACCTGCCCAGCAACTCATCCACAGAGCATGACCGCCTGAGCACGGAAATGGCAAGCCAGGACGGGGAGGAGGGCGCCAGCGACAGCGCGGAGTTCCACTACACCCGGCCCATGTACAGCAAGCCCAGCATCATGGCTCACAAACGCTGGATCCACGTGAAGCCCGAGCGCTTAGAACAGGCTTGCGAGGGCATGGATGTGCACGCGACCTACGACGAGCACCAGGTCACAGAGTCCATCAACACCGTGCAGACAGAGCACACGGTCCAGCCTTCGGGAGTGGAGGAGGACTTCCACATCGGGGAGAAGAAAGTGGAAGCTGAGTTTGATGAACAGGCTGATGAAAGCAATTATGATGAGCAGGTGGATTTCTATGGCTCTTCCATGGAAGAGTTTTCCGGAGAGAGGTCAGATGGGAATCTAATTGGGCACAGACAGGAGGCTGCCCTCGCAGCAGGCTACAGTGAGAATATTGAAATGGTAACAGGGATTAAAGAAGAAGCTTCCCACTTAGGATTCTCAGCCACCGACAAGCTGTATCCTTGTCAGTGTGGGAAAAGTTTCACTCACAAGAGTCAGAGAGATCGGCACATGAGCATGCACCTCGGTCTTCGGCCTTACGGCTGTGGTGTCTGCGGTAAGAAATTCAAAATGAAGCACCATCTTGTGGGCCACATGAAAATTCACACGGGCATAAAGCCGTATGAGTGTAATATCTGTGCAAAGAGGTTTATGTGGAGGGACAGTTTCCACCGGCATGTGACTTCTTGTACCAAGTCCTACGAAGCTGCAAAGGCTGAGCAGAATACAACTGAGGCTAACTAA